The following DNA comes from Papaver somniferum cultivar HN1 chromosome 4, ASM357369v1, whole genome shotgun sequence.
GATTCCACGAAGTAACGAGGGCAAAGAGGCCCTTGTCTAGTCTTTTCTCTGAGGTTGTTGTTGTATTTGGTTGCTGGTATGTTATGTTTGTCCTATCTCTGCAAATTGCACCTTTGGTAGTCTTTTTGATGCCACTAGCTAGGTTGGTGCCCGAGGCAGCATTTGCTAGCAAAGAGATGTCAACTAACACAAGCGGAACAAAAATGGAGTTACTCGGGCTTTATTCTTACTTTTCAAATTTCACTTTGGGATAATTAATGAACAGTAAATTTGTTTGAACCTGAGTGTAGCTCAGAACGTGGGACTTTTTTCTGACGAAAAAAGCACAAAATAATTCCGTTATGTTGTATTAGGCGCAAGGACGAAAAAAGCACAAAATAATTCCGTTATGTTGTATTAGGCGCAAGGCGCcctggaaaaaaataaaattgctcACGCCTTTGACCGTTTTGTTATCTAGGCGCCTCACTGTGCGCCTAGGGCGCCTTTCACAAAATACATCCGAcggtaaaaaaaaaggtaaatcCAATTCCATAACTAATACAGGTTCCTAATATTTGTGGGAATTCCGTCGAATATAAATTTAGTTCCTAACTCACTTGGAATTCACAAGTGACGTTATAAAACCATGGAACATCGAGAGTTATAATTCATCATTGGATACAGAATACAAAACCACCTAGGACTTCTTTTGCTAGTGAATATCGGAATAtctgtgtgtatatatatacatatatatcgaTGACAGTTTTATTTATGTCATAACAAGCAGAAACGAAAAGAATCATCCAAGAACCATCAATACAAGGACAGGGTGGCAGATGATTTCCCTCACGACGGGGAGATGGTAGAGATAAAAATTGTAGATGGTGAATTAAACCAAAAACAAGGAGCCGCTGGAGAAgccgaagaagaaaaaataaatgggACAATTATTAGAAATCAATTCAAGCAATTCGATTTTGTCTCTTCTACAGCTCAAGATGAGAAAGGAATTACTTATCATTATGCTCCCTCTTCCTCTCCCGGTAAACATCAAATAAACAACAGCAGTATTGACAGGCACAATAGAATAATGCAGGAGTGGAAGATACTCAAAACGGGATTACCTGATTCAGTTTATGTCAAGGTCTACGACAATGATGTTATAAGAGCTGCAATAATCGGTGGAGCAAGTACGCCTTACCACGATGGTTTATTCTTCTTTGACATAATACTGCCACTTAATTATCCAAGAGTCCCGCCTGCAGTTCGCTGTTATAATGAATGCACACTTTGCAATCTACATGGTGCGGGGGTCGACCGTTTTAGAATAGATACCCGTTGGGCAACTTATCAATGCCAGAAATTGCTAGTTGCTAAATGGAACCCAAATACATCGACTATACTGGATATTTTGTTATCTATTCAACTTGTGTTTCAAACCGAGAACCCGTATTTTAGCAACCATGGGATGAACACGGAAGATCCTCGTTTACAAAAAGCCATTAAGAACGGTTACAAGTTGGATGAATCTTTTGAGTGCAATGAAAGACTCTTCAAGGCAAACTGTCTGGCAATGCTGGTTACTCTGAGGCACCCACCAAAAGATTTTGAAGAATTTGTGGCACAACATTTTCGTGACCGTGCAGAAACAATTTTGACCGCTTTTAACGGTTACAAAATCAAATGTGGTGATCATTACAAATATGAGAGGAAGATGGGCAGGGAATGTCATGATTCTATGGTCAGTGATGTATATAAAAAGCTTTTGAAGGCATTTATAAGGAATGGTTCTTCATTGAATGATTTTGTTGGAGACATTAACTTGGATGACGATGACTCTGGCAATGTTGTCACCACCGAATGTCATGAATCGGCTGTGATCACGCTTTGGGTTTTTGGACTTCTTTTTATATGCATGCTTTGTGTTGGGATTTGGGGTATAATTCAAACGATTAGAGGCAATTCTTAAAATGGTGGGAGATGACTATCTCTAGGGAAGTTTAGTGGAGCCAGAACAAGAATGGACAATCCTGCCGTGTTGAGGTCTACAGAAATGAGTTTCGAAGATGGGAAAGTATTTGGTGCTATATCCTTCATCATGCAATCATGGATGCAATGTCAGCTGTTTGATGGAGCGTTATTAGGTAGTGTCAACTTGAAGATTTGCAAGTTCACAAGGATATATAGTTATCCATTCTTTATTCCAATGTGCATGAATTATCCATTTCTGTCATCTCAGTCTcctagaaataaaaaaaaaatactgtaGTAATTAACTTCATGTTGGATTATATGGCACACATATTAGCCACCGAGGTGATCGAGGTGGTCAGTTAGTTTATGGTGCATTCAACGGACGTGTGGAGAAGATAATTACAAGACCAAGTCATGCATAGGATTACACATTCTGGCTAGTAACTCCTTTATTCTAGCCGGATAAGTTAGTTTACCTAGTCAATGTAT
Coding sequences within:
- the LOC113272911 gene encoding probable ubiquitin-conjugating enzyme E2 25, producing the protein MVEIKIVDGELNQKQGAAGEAEEEKINGTIIRNQFKQFDFVSSTAQDEKGITYHYAPSSSPGKHQINNSSIDRHNRIMQEWKILKTGLPDSVYVKVYDNDVIRAAIIGGASTPYHDGLFFFDIILPLNYPRVPPAVRCYNECTLCNLHGAGVDRFRIDTRWATYQCQKLLVAKWNPNTSTILDILLSIQLVFQTENPYFSNHGMNTEDPRLQKAIKNGYKLDESFECNERLFKANCLAMLVTLRHPPKDFEEFVAQHFRDRAETILTAFNGYKIKCGDHYKYERKMGRECHDSMVSDVYKKLLKAFIRNGSSLNDFVGDINLDDDDSGNVVTTECHESAVITLWVFGLLFICMLCVGIWGIIQTIRGNS